One Streptomyces sp. NBC_00554 DNA segment encodes these proteins:
- a CDS encoding pyridoxamine 5'-phosphate oxidase family protein, producing MGKTYERIDGRLRTFIEAQPLFFTATAPLSGDGTVNLSPKGLTGSFVVIDELTVAYLDFAGSNAETIAHLRENGRITLMWCAFQGPPNIVRVHGHGEPVFRDDPRFSELLAHFPDIDPTPHGLRAIIVVTAELVRDTCGYAVPFMSYDEDRDLHAKRFAREDDASLDAYFGKKEHIATSMDGLPGLPLPLPPTPA from the coding sequence ATGGGAAAGACTTATGAGCGCATAGACGGCCGACTGCGTACGTTCATCGAGGCGCAGCCCCTCTTCTTCACCGCGACCGCGCCCCTGTCGGGGGACGGCACGGTCAACCTCTCACCCAAGGGGCTCACCGGCTCCTTCGTGGTGATCGACGAACTGACCGTGGCATACCTGGACTTCGCCGGGAGCAATGCCGAGACGATCGCCCATCTGCGGGAGAACGGCCGGATCACCCTCATGTGGTGCGCCTTCCAGGGGCCGCCGAACATCGTCCGTGTGCACGGCCACGGCGAGCCCGTCTTCCGGGACGACCCGCGCTTCAGCGAACTGCTCGCCCACTTCCCGGACATCGACCCGACCCCGCACGGCCTGCGCGCGATCATCGTCGTGACGGCCGAACTCGTCCGGGACACCTGCGGGTACGCGGTGCCCTTCATGTCGTACGACGAGGACCGCGATCTGCACGCCAAGCGCTTCGCGCGCGAGGACGACGCCTCACTCGACGCGTACTTCGGGAAGAAGGAGCACATCGCGACAAGCATGGACGGCCTGCCCGGGCTGCCCCTGCCGCTGCCTCCCACCCCGGCCTGA
- a CDS encoding aldo/keto reductase, producing MPFARLATATTPTCHIGLGLAAVGRPGYINLGREGDLGENRSVETLRARTHELLDAAYFQGVRYFDAARSYGRSEEFLADWLNARPDIDDVVIGSKWGYTYTAGWSTDAEKHEVKDHSVQAYDRQRSETAELLGDRLDLYQIHSVTPDSPALTDKELHAKLADAAAQGLSIGFSTSGPAQADAIRAALAVTADGEPLFRTVQATYNALETSAAPALAEAHDAGLTVIVKEGMANGRLAAEHAPGVLRDIAGEAGLGADAVALALVLRQPWAGVVLSGAATVNQLASNLHAAVVDLDDDQLAKLDALAEEPVAYWERRGQLPWH from the coding sequence ATGCCCTTCGCCCGTCTCGCGACCGCCACAACGCCCACGTGCCACATCGGCCTGGGCCTCGCAGCGGTCGGCCGCCCCGGCTACATCAACCTCGGCCGTGAGGGCGACCTCGGAGAGAACCGCAGCGTCGAGACCCTGCGCGCCCGTACCCACGAACTCCTCGACGCCGCCTACTTCCAGGGCGTCCGCTACTTCGACGCGGCCCGCTCCTACGGCCGCTCCGAGGAGTTCCTCGCCGACTGGCTGAACGCCCGGCCCGACATCGACGACGTCGTGATCGGCAGCAAGTGGGGCTACACCTACACCGCCGGCTGGTCCACCGACGCCGAGAAACACGAGGTCAAGGACCACAGCGTCCAGGCCTACGACCGCCAGCGCAGCGAAACCGCCGAGCTGCTCGGCGACCGCCTCGACCTCTACCAGATCCACTCGGTAACCCCGGACAGCCCGGCCCTCACCGACAAGGAGCTCCACGCCAAGCTGGCCGACGCGGCCGCCCAGGGGCTCTCGATCGGCTTCTCCACCAGCGGGCCCGCCCAGGCCGACGCGATCCGTGCCGCGCTCGCCGTGACAGCGGACGGCGAGCCGCTCTTCCGTACCGTCCAGGCCACCTACAACGCGCTGGAGACTTCGGCCGCACCCGCCCTCGCCGAAGCCCACGACGCCGGACTCACCGTGATCGTCAAGGAGGGCATGGCCAACGGACGCCTCGCGGCCGAGCACGCCCCGGGCGTTCTGCGGGACATCGCCGGGGAGGCCGGACTCGGCGCCGACGCGGTTGCCCTCGCTCTCGTGCTGAGGCAGCCCTGGGCCGGAGTCGTCCTCTCCGGCGCGGCCACCGTCAACCAGCTCGCCTCGAACCTGCACGCGGCGGTCGTGGACCTCGACGACGATCAGCTGGCCAAGCTCGACGCGCTGGCGGAGGAGCCGGTCGCCTACTGGGAGCGGCGCGGGCAGCTGCCCTGGCACTGA
- the argH gene encoding argininosuccinate lyase, with the protein MSSNSGDVRLWGGRFADGPAEALAKLSASVHFDWRLAPYDIAGSRAHARVLHKAGLLTEDELTRMLAGLDRLEADVASGVLVGTIADEDVHTALERGLLERIGADLGGKLRAGRSRNDQVATLFRMYLRDHARVIGGLIADLQDALVGLAEAHPDVAMPGRTHLQHAQPVLFAHHVLAHAQSLSRDAERLRQWDERTAVSPYGSGALAGSSLGLDPEAVAKDLGFEHGSVGNSIDGTASRDFVAEFAFITAMIGVNLSRIAEEIIIWNTKEFSFVTLHDAFSTGSSIMPQKKNPDIAELARGKSGRLIGNLTGLMATLKALPLAYNRDLQEDKEPVFDSCDQLEVLLPAFTGMMATLTVNRERMEELAPAGFSLATDIAEWLVKQGVPFRVAHEVAGECVKVAEADGIELDGLTDEQFAKISAHLTPEVRSVLNVHGALASRDGRGGTAPSAVAIQLAEVKTDVAAQHEWATAKEKR; encoded by the coding sequence GTGAGCAGCAACAGCGGTGACGTACGGCTCTGGGGCGGCCGTTTCGCCGACGGTCCCGCCGAGGCCCTGGCCAAGCTGTCCGCGTCCGTCCATTTCGACTGGCGCCTCGCGCCGTACGACATCGCCGGATCGCGTGCCCACGCGCGCGTGCTGCACAAGGCGGGCCTGCTCACCGAGGACGAGCTGACGCGCATGCTCGCGGGCCTCGACCGGCTCGAAGCGGATGTGGCATCAGGTGTCCTGGTCGGCACCATCGCCGACGAGGACGTTCATACGGCCCTGGAGCGCGGCCTGTTGGAGCGCATCGGCGCCGACCTCGGCGGCAAGCTCCGCGCGGGCCGCTCCCGCAACGACCAGGTCGCGACCCTCTTCCGGATGTACCTGCGCGACCACGCCCGCGTCATCGGCGGTCTGATCGCCGACCTCCAGGACGCCCTGGTCGGCCTGGCCGAGGCCCACCCGGACGTCGCGATGCCCGGCCGCACGCACCTCCAGCACGCCCAGCCGGTGCTCTTCGCGCACCACGTCCTCGCGCACGCCCAGTCGCTTTCCCGGGACGCCGAACGGCTGCGCCAGTGGGACGAGCGCACGGCGGTCTCCCCGTACGGCTCGGGCGCCCTGGCCGGTTCCTCGCTGGGCCTCGACCCGGAGGCGGTGGCGAAGGACCTGGGCTTCGAGCACGGCAGCGTGGGCAACTCCATCGACGGCACGGCCTCCCGCGACTTCGTCGCCGAGTTCGCCTTCATCACCGCGATGATCGGCGTGAACCTGTCCCGGATCGCCGAAGAGATCATCATCTGGAACACGAAGGAGTTCTCCTTCGTCACCCTCCACGACGCGTTCTCCACCGGCTCCTCGATCATGCCGCAGAAGAAGAACCCGGACATCGCCGAGTTGGCGCGCGGCAAGAGCGGCCGCCTCATCGGCAATCTGACCGGCCTGATGGCGACCCTCAAGGCCCTCCCGCTCGCGTACAACCGCGATCTCCAGGAGGACAAGGAGCCGGTCTTCGACTCCTGCGACCAGCTCGAGGTCCTGCTCCCCGCCTTCACCGGCATGATGGCGACCCTGACCGTCAACCGCGAGCGCATGGAGGAGCTGGCCCCAGCCGGCTTCTCGCTCGCTACCGACATCGCCGAGTGGCTGGTCAAGCAGGGTGTGCCGTTCCGCGTCGCGCACGAGGTCGCGGGCGAGTGCGTGAAGGTCGCCGAGGCCGACGGCATCGAACTGGACGGCCTGACCGACGAGCAGTTCGCGAAGATCTCCGCGCACCTGACCCCCGAGGTGCGCTCCGTCCTCAACGTCCACGGGGCGCTCGCGTCCCGCGACGGCCGGGGAGGTACGGCGCCGAGCGCGGTCGCGATCCAGCTGGCAGAGGTGAAGACGGACGTGGCGGCCCAGCACGAGTGGGCCACGGCGAAAGAGAAGCGGTAG
- a CDS encoding TetR/AcrR family transcriptional regulator, whose product MAVDREHVLRSAAALLTRKSTATMDEVAKAAGISRATLHRQFAGRDALVRALEELGIRECDAALDGARLDEGSASEAVRRLVAEIEPVAALLAFLYTENQLFEGDAQHVGWAHLDQRIGDLFRRGQESGEFRIDLSPAWLTEALYGLMASGAWAVMDGRVAAKDFHFMTVELLLGGALRREES is encoded by the coding sequence ATGGCTGTCGACCGTGAACATGTGCTGCGCAGCGCAGCCGCCCTGCTCACCCGGAAATCCACCGCCACCATGGACGAGGTTGCCAAGGCGGCCGGGATCAGCCGGGCCACGCTGCACCGCCAGTTCGCGGGGCGGGACGCGCTCGTCCGGGCGCTCGAAGAACTCGGCATCCGGGAGTGCGACGCGGCCCTCGACGGGGCCCGGCTCGACGAGGGCAGTGCGAGCGAAGCCGTGCGACGGCTGGTGGCGGAGATCGAACCCGTCGCCGCACTGCTCGCCTTCCTCTACACCGAGAACCAGCTCTTCGAGGGCGACGCACAGCACGTGGGCTGGGCCCACCTCGACCAGCGCATCGGCGATCTGTTCCGGCGCGGCCAGGAGAGCGGCGAGTTCCGTATCGACCTCAGCCCGGCCTGGCTCACCGAGGCGCTCTACGGCCTGATGGCCTCGGGCGCCTGGGCCGTGATGGACGGCCGCGTGGCCGCCAAGGACTTCCATTTCATGACCGTCGAGCTGTTGCTCGGTGGTGCCCTAAGGAGAGAGGAATCATGA
- a CDS encoding argininosuccinate synthase — MAERVVLAYSGGLDTSVAIGWIAEETGAEVIAVAVDVGQGGEDLDVIRKRALACGAVEAEVADAKDEFAEEYCLPAIKANALYMDRYPLVSALSRPTIVKHLVAAAQKHGATTVAHGCTGKGNDQVRFEAGIVALAPDLQCIAPVRDYAMTRDKAIAFCEAKNLPIATSKKSPYSIDQNVFGRAVETGFLEDIWNAPIEDIYEYTSNPAETREADEVVISFKEGVPVAIDGKPVTVLQAIQQLNERAGAQGIGRIDMVEDRLVGIKSREVYEAPGAIALITAHQELENVTVERELARYKRQVEQRWGELVYDGQWFSPLKRALDGFITEANQHVNGDIRMTLHGGRAVVTGRRSDTSLYDFNLATYDTGDSFDQAAAKGFIDIYSLSSKIAAKRDQA; from the coding sequence GTGGCCGAGCGCGTCGTACTCGCCTACTCAGGCGGTCTGGACACCTCCGTCGCCATCGGCTGGATCGCCGAGGAGACGGGCGCCGAGGTCATCGCCGTCGCAGTGGACGTCGGCCAGGGCGGCGAGGACCTGGACGTCATCCGCAAGCGCGCGCTCGCCTGCGGTGCCGTCGAGGCCGAGGTCGCGGACGCCAAGGACGAGTTCGCCGAGGAGTACTGCCTCCCGGCGATCAAGGCCAACGCCCTTTACATGGACCGCTACCCGCTGGTCTCCGCCCTCTCCCGGCCGACGATCGTCAAGCACCTCGTCGCCGCCGCCCAGAAGCACGGCGCCACCACGGTCGCGCACGGCTGCACCGGCAAGGGCAACGACCAGGTCCGCTTCGAGGCGGGCATCGTCGCCCTCGCCCCCGACCTCCAGTGCATCGCCCCGGTCCGCGACTACGCGATGACCCGCGACAAGGCGATCGCCTTCTGCGAGGCGAAGAACCTCCCCATCGCCACCTCCAAGAAGTCCCCGTACTCCATCGACCAGAACGTCTTCGGGCGCGCCGTCGAGACGGGCTTCCTGGAGGACATCTGGAACGCGCCGATCGAGGACATCTACGAGTACACCTCGAACCCGGCCGAGACCCGTGAGGCCGACGAGGTCGTCATCTCCTTCAAGGAGGGCGTCCCGGTCGCCATCGACGGCAAGCCCGTCACCGTCCTCCAGGCCATTCAGCAGCTCAATGAGCGCGCGGGCGCCCAGGGCATCGGCCGGATCGACATGGTCGAGGACCGGCTTGTCGGCATCAAGTCCCGTGAGGTGTACGAGGCTCCGGGCGCGATCGCCCTGATCACCGCCCACCAGGAGCTGGAGAACGTCACCGTCGAGCGCGAACTCGCCCGCTACAAGCGGCAGGTCGAGCAGCGCTGGGGCGAACTGGTCTACGACGGCCAGTGGTTCTCCCCGCTCAAGCGCGCCCTCGACGGCTTCATCACCGAGGCCAACCAGCACGTCAACGGCGACATCCGGATGACCCTGCACGGCGGCCGCGCCGTCGTCACCGGCCGGCGCTCGGACACCTCGCTGTACGACTTCAACCTCGCCACGTACGACACGGGCGACTCGTTCGACCAGGCCGCGGCCAAGGGCTTCATCGATATCTACAGCCTGTCGTCGAAGATCGCGGCGAAGCGGGACCAGGCGTAG
- a CDS encoding heme peroxidase family protein: MFRPAREPQSKRHIRNSYYVLGEGIFNDPGTSDGAPVEPLTPSTIASLRKFRFSRLSPAPGTTVTSRELREALAKAMTPATESPDSSHPAIPAGFTYLGQFVDHDLTLDATGRDLEQDVTVDELIQGRSPALDLDSLYGRGPQKPQDRKFYGPDGIRLRTGKTQPVGGQSDGVNDIPQKELDGFDLPRVGIGSSIGERRAALIPDARNDENLAVAQIHCAFIRFHNKVVTDLAAKGTDSAVLFDTARELVVKHYQWMLRTDYLIQIVDDEIVDDVFKHGRRYFDVAPEIKYDDGGVEDDTYRKLQPGDAPTMPIEFSVAAFRLGHSMVREEYEWNRVFNSGQGPGVLAPATLRLIFVFSATSGNFQPFPPDDDNPDAGRSERLPTNWVADLPRLFDFSETGRKELTRTADQFNLAKRIDTLLVDVLKQLPLGSFGARGSTVPEIERNLAFRNLTRANMLKLATGQEMAEFFKLDEDERLTPTEIEQGSGNGASLAELSTEDLELVKTKTPLWFYILREAEVKGNGRLTGVGGRIVAEVFHRAMEGSRHSIVRDPEWRPSLAVDQSTFRMNDLLLYAFDGNPELLNPLGSPPSP; the protein is encoded by the coding sequence GTGTTCCGACCCGCACGCGAACCGCAGAGCAAACGGCATATCCGCAACTCCTACTACGTCCTCGGCGAAGGCATCTTCAACGACCCGGGCACGAGCGACGGCGCCCCGGTCGAACCCTTGACGCCGTCGACCATCGCCTCGCTGCGCAAGTTCCGCTTCTCCCGGCTGAGCCCCGCGCCCGGGACCACGGTGACGAGCCGGGAACTGCGCGAGGCGCTCGCCAAGGCGATGACACCCGCCACAGAATCGCCGGACTCCTCCCACCCCGCCATTCCGGCGGGATTCACCTACCTGGGGCAGTTCGTCGACCACGATCTGACGCTCGACGCCACCGGCCGGGACCTGGAGCAGGACGTCACCGTCGACGAACTCATCCAGGGCCGCTCACCCGCCCTGGACCTCGACAGCCTGTACGGCCGGGGGCCGCAGAAGCCGCAGGACCGCAAGTTCTACGGGCCCGACGGAATCCGGTTACGCACCGGCAAGACCCAGCCCGTGGGGGGACAGTCTGACGGCGTCAACGACATCCCGCAGAAGGAACTGGACGGGTTCGACCTGCCCCGGGTCGGCATCGGCTCGTCGATCGGGGAGCGGCGAGCAGCCCTGATCCCCGACGCCCGCAACGACGAGAACCTCGCCGTCGCCCAGATCCACTGCGCCTTCATCCGCTTCCACAACAAGGTCGTCACCGACCTGGCCGCGAAGGGGACGGACAGCGCGGTGCTCTTCGACACCGCGCGCGAACTGGTCGTCAAGCACTACCAGTGGATGCTGCGCACGGACTACCTGATCCAGATCGTCGACGACGAGATCGTGGACGACGTCTTCAAACACGGTCGCAGGTACTTCGATGTGGCACCCGAGATCAAGTACGACGACGGCGGAGTCGAAGACGACACGTACCGAAAGCTTCAGCCCGGCGACGCGCCCACCATGCCCATCGAGTTCTCGGTGGCGGCCTTCCGTCTTGGCCACAGCATGGTCCGCGAGGAGTACGAGTGGAACCGGGTGTTCAACAGCGGGCAGGGCCCCGGCGTCCTCGCGCCCGCGACGCTGCGGCTGATCTTCGTCTTCTCCGCGACCAGCGGCAATTTCCAGCCCTTCCCGCCGGACGACGACAACCCGGACGCGGGCAGGTCCGAGCGTCTGCCGACCAACTGGGTCGCCGATCTCCCCCGGCTCTTCGACTTCAGCGAGACCGGCCGCAAGGAGCTCACGAGGACCGCGGACCAGTTCAACCTGGCGAAGCGGATCGACACCCTGCTGGTCGACGTGCTCAAGCAGCTCCCGCTGGGGTCGTTCGGCGCCCGAGGGTCCACGGTCCCGGAGATCGAGCGCAATCTCGCCTTCCGGAATCTCACCCGGGCCAACATGCTCAAGCTCGCGACCGGCCAGGAGATGGCGGAGTTCTTCAAGCTCGACGAGGACGAGCGGCTCACTCCGACGGAGATCGAGCAGGGCAGTGGCAACGGTGCCTCGCTGGCGGAACTGAGCACCGAGGACCTGGAGTTGGTCAAGACCAAGACCCCCCTGTGGTTCTACATCCTCAGGGAGGCCGAGGTGAAGGGCAACGGCCGACTGACCGGCGTCGGCGGCCGCATCGTCGCCGAGGTCTTCCACCGGGCCATGGAGGGGAGCCGACAC